The following proteins are encoded in a genomic region of Nocardioides sp.:
- a CDS encoding type I restriction endonuclease yields the protein MGAGLPARPAHCSRTPDQSRPRRPRQTRPIARLQRAESQSELLENARVHKLLVAGVPVEHRGADGQVRTAYVRLIDFDNPANNDWLAVNQFTIVGNKTRRPDVLVFVNGIPLALLELKNPANEHATLKNAWNQVQTYRTDIPAVFTPNAVTVISDGTSAAMSSFAGGFEHYAPWKTIDGRDVVTDMRRPSKC from the coding sequence GTGGGAGCAGGTCTACCTGCTCGACCGGCTCACTGCAGCCGTACGCCGGATCAATCCCGACCACGCCGACCTCGTCAGACGAGGCCGATCGCCCGGCTCCAACGCGCCGAATCGCAGTCCGAGCTGCTGGAGAACGCTCGCGTCCACAAGCTCCTGGTCGCCGGCGTGCCCGTCGAGCATCGCGGTGCCGACGGTCAGGTGCGCACGGCGTACGTCCGACTCATCGACTTCGACAACCCCGCCAACAACGACTGGCTGGCCGTCAACCAGTTCACCATCGTGGGCAACAAGACCCGCCGCCCCGACGTGCTGGTGTTCGTCAACGGCATCCCGCTGGCCCTGCTGGAGTTGAAGAACCCGGCCAACGAGCACGCGACGCTGAAGAACGCCTGGAACCAGGTGCAGACCTACCGCACCGACATCCCCGCCGTGTTCACCCCCAACGCCGTTACGGTGATCTCGGACGGCACGTCTGCCGCGATGAGTTCGTTCGCGGGCGGGTTCGAGCACTACGCGCCGTGGAAGACGATCGACGGCCGCGACGTCGTCACCGACATGCGCCGGCCCTCGAAGTGCTGA
- a CDS encoding DUF262 domain-containing protein, with protein sequence MGKSDYPVRELVAKIERGELQLPEMQRKYVWTSTKVRDLLDSLYREYPSGVILTWQPAGKVETREFAVGTKSDGVATPLLLLDGQQRLTSLSAVLRGEPVKVRNRVRPVEILFNLDHPDELTFITEVADDNDSHEDADDSDDSDSDLITRVNRRAFVVASNQVAALPNWVKVTDVFKKSDSDLLISAGVTGFDDPNYERYSGRLQQLRSIADYSYRVDILEPSKSYEEVTEIFVRVNSLGTKLRSSDLALAQITAKWNGSLALFNAYQSDVAKHGFDLDLGVHLKALISIITGQSRFLTVASMTQPTLEDGWKRTKRAVDFAVNFAQQNIGVDSPALLSSPFLMITTAYWGAQMDYKIGDAEAAAFRKWFLLANAKGRYSRGSTETLLDQDLAALRSADKIAALNQRLVQQVGRLDFTAADLEGRTSRSGVFKTMFLAFRADGAKDWATNLLISPKLAGQADKVEFHHVFPKAFMKKARPDIEGRDVDDIANLAFIGSKTNKDISAKAPAAYAGTYSKDQLARQLVVFDDHNSVPEAFEKFVEQRRALIAERLNEFLDVTSTS encoded by the coding sequence ATGGGCAAGTCGGATTATCCGGTCAGGGAGCTGGTCGCCAAGATCGAGCGCGGCGAGCTGCAACTACCTGAGATGCAGCGCAAGTACGTCTGGACATCGACCAAAGTCAGGGACCTGCTCGACTCGTTGTATCGCGAGTATCCGTCCGGGGTGATCCTGACCTGGCAGCCCGCCGGCAAAGTCGAGACCCGCGAGTTCGCCGTGGGCACGAAGAGCGACGGAGTAGCGACTCCGCTCCTTCTGTTGGACGGCCAGCAGCGACTGACCTCACTCTCGGCAGTGCTTCGAGGCGAACCGGTGAAGGTGAGGAATCGAGTGCGCCCGGTCGAGATCCTCTTCAATCTCGACCACCCCGACGAACTCACCTTCATCACAGAGGTCGCCGACGACAATGACAGCCACGAGGATGCCGACGACTCGGACGACAGCGATTCCGACCTGATCACCCGCGTGAACCGACGCGCGTTCGTGGTGGCTAGCAACCAGGTCGCAGCCCTGCCCAATTGGGTCAAGGTGACCGACGTGTTCAAGAAGTCCGACTCAGACCTACTCATATCGGCTGGGGTGACGGGCTTCGACGACCCCAACTACGAGCGCTACTCGGGCCGGCTCCAGCAGTTGCGGTCGATCGCCGACTACTCCTACCGCGTCGACATCCTCGAACCCTCCAAGTCGTACGAGGAGGTCACGGAGATCTTCGTCCGCGTCAACTCGCTCGGCACCAAACTACGCAGCTCGGACCTGGCGCTAGCTCAGATCACCGCGAAGTGGAACGGCTCCCTCGCCTTGTTCAACGCCTACCAGTCCGACGTCGCCAAGCACGGCTTTGACCTCGACCTGGGTGTTCACCTGAAGGCGCTGATCTCGATCATCACCGGTCAGTCTCGCTTCCTCACGGTAGCGTCAATGACTCAGCCAACCCTTGAAGACGGGTGGAAGCGCACGAAGCGTGCCGTGGACTTCGCGGTCAACTTCGCTCAGCAGAACATCGGCGTCGACAGTCCTGCCCTGCTGTCCTCCCCGTTCCTGATGATCACCACGGCCTACTGGGGTGCCCAGATGGACTACAAGATCGGCGACGCCGAAGCAGCGGCCTTCCGGAAATGGTTCCTGCTGGCCAACGCCAAGGGTCGCTACTCGCGAGGCTCCACCGAAACCCTTCTGGACCAGGACCTCGCGGCTCTGAGGTCGGCCGACAAGATCGCCGCCCTCAACCAGCGCTTGGTCCAGCAGGTCGGCCGGCTGGACTTCACCGCCGCCGACCTGGAAGGCAGAACCTCACGCAGCGGGGTATTCAAGACGATGTTCCTGGCGTTCCGCGCGGACGGGGCGAAGGACTGGGCGACCAACCTGTTGATCAGCCCCAAGCTCGCCGGTCAGGCAGACAAGGTCGAGTTCCATCATGTCTTCCCGAAGGCCTTCATGAAGAAGGCTCGTCCGGACATCGAAGGCCGCGACGTCGACGACATCGCAAACCTCGCCTTCATCGGCTCGAAGACAAACAAGGACATCAGCGCCAAGGCTCCGGCCGCCTACGCTGGCACCTACTCCAAGGACCAACTCGCCCGGCAGCTCGTGGTCTTCGACGACCACAACTCCGTGCCAGAGGCGTTCGAGAAGTTCGTGGAGCAGCGGCGAGCACTCATCGCGGAACGCCTCAATGAATTCCTCGACGTGACGTCGACCTCATGA
- a CDS encoding restriction endonuclease subunit S gives MSWGSTTLGEAGRWVSGGTPSTSNEAFWGGDIPWMSSKSLTMFQVRDSDRRLTTLGAANGTKLVPVDTILMVVRGMSLKTEFRMGITQRQVALSQDLKALLPSQSFDPLFLAYSIKARTEDVLDMVDEAGHGTGRLQTDRLFSLRLPVPPIEEQRAIAATLGALDDKIESNRRGIGTAGELLDALADRVSQMLPNTPLGSLASLAKQSVNPTALDGAQVAHFSLPAFDTDARPEITSASTIKSNKLQVADTSVLVSRLNPRINRTWWAVPVAGLSALSSTEFAVLTAGTEVELAGVWLAVRAPYFRDELPRRVTGTSGSHQRVRPEDLLSVEVPDTRALDNETMATALRLLRLIHQWRAESFRLAALRDKLLPELLSGRIRVPEATDLVQDAVV, from the coding sequence ATGAGCTGGGGCAGCACCACCCTCGGCGAGGCTGGGCGATGGGTTTCCGGCGGCACCCCATCAACCTCCAACGAAGCATTCTGGGGTGGTGATATTCCTTGGATGAGCTCGAAGTCACTCACAATGTTCCAAGTCCGAGACTCTGATCGTCGCCTCACCACGCTCGGTGCGGCGAACGGCACCAAGTTGGTCCCAGTTGACACCATCCTGATGGTCGTCCGAGGCATGAGCCTCAAGACCGAGTTCCGAATGGGCATCACTCAACGACAGGTCGCGCTCAGCCAGGATCTCAAGGCGCTGTTGCCATCACAGTCCTTCGACCCCCTATTCCTTGCGTACTCGATCAAGGCCCGGACCGAGGACGTCCTCGACATGGTGGACGAGGCTGGGCACGGCACAGGGCGACTTCAAACCGACAGACTGTTTTCCCTTCGTCTGCCGGTCCCACCCATCGAAGAGCAGCGTGCAATCGCCGCAACCCTCGGCGCCCTCGACGACAAGATCGAGTCCAACCGCCGTGGCATTGGTACCGCTGGGGAACTGCTCGATGCGCTGGCAGATCGCGTGAGTCAGATGCTGCCCAACACGCCCCTCGGATCACTGGCTTCGCTCGCGAAACAGTCCGTGAATCCGACGGCTCTGGACGGGGCACAAGTCGCGCACTTCAGTCTCCCGGCATTCGACACTGATGCCAGGCCCGAGATCACCAGCGCTTCAACCATCAAGAGCAACAAGCTGCAGGTGGCTGACACCTCGGTCCTGGTGTCCCGGCTGAACCCTCGGATCAATCGCACATGGTGGGCAGTGCCCGTTGCGGGACTTTCCGCCCTCAGTTCGACCGAGTTCGCGGTGCTCACGGCTGGCACAGAAGTCGAACTCGCCGGGGTCTGGCTGGCGGTACGTGCCCCGTACTTCCGCGACGAACTGCCGCGTCGCGTGACCGGGACGTCAGGGAGCCATCAGCGAGTTCGGCCCGAGGACTTGCTCAGCGTTGAGGTCCCTGACACGCGCGCACTCGACAACGAGACCATGGCGACTGCGCTGCGTCTTCTCCGCCTGATCCACCAATGGCGAGCAGAGTCGTTTCGGTTGGCAGCCCTCCGCGACAAGCTTCTGCCCGAACTCCTTTCCGGCCGCATTCGGGTCCCCGAGGCGACCGATCTCGTGCAGGATGCTGTGGTCTAG
- a CDS encoding N-6 DNA methylase → MSTRTCGPTSCSPTRRSTSSNWWDAKLADDPRWAYGTPPAGNANFAWVQHFVHHLSPKGTAGFVLANGSLSSKSGGEGDIRRRLVEADLVDCIVAMPDKLFFNTGIPVSLWFVSKDRHGNGHRQRTGEVLFIDARKLGRMETRRLRVLDDEDVAKIADTYHSWRNHDGGYDDVPGFAKAATLDEIKQHDFVLTPGRYVGAAEAETDDEPIDEKIARLTTELYAEFDRGRELEDEIRQRLDGLS, encoded by the coding sequence ATCTCCACCCGGACCTGCGGGCCGACTTCGTGCTCGCCAACCCGCCGTTCAACGTCGTCGAATTGGTGGGACGCCAAGCTCGCCGACGACCCGCGCTGGGCGTACGGCACTCCACCGGCCGGCAACGCGAACTTCGCCTGGGTGCAGCACTTCGTCCATCACCTGTCCCCGAAGGGCACGGCCGGCTTCGTCCTGGCCAACGGGTCGCTGTCGTCGAAGTCGGGCGGCGAGGGCGACATTCGTCGCAGGCTCGTCGAGGCCGACCTCGTCGACTGCATCGTGGCGATGCCCGACAAGCTGTTCTTCAACACCGGCATCCCGGTCAGCCTGTGGTTCGTCTCCAAGGACCGCCACGGCAACGGCCACCGCCAGCGCACCGGCGAAGTGCTCTTCATCGACGCCCGCAAACTCGGGCGCATGGAGACCCGGCGCCTGCGAGTCCTCGACGACGAGGACGTCGCCAAGATCGCCGACACCTACCACTCCTGGCGCAATCACGACGGCGGGTACGACGACGTCCCCGGCTTCGCCAAGGCGGCCACGCTGGATGAGATCAAGCAGCACGACTTCGTCCTCACGCCCGGGCGGTACGTCGGAGCCGCCGAAGCCGAGACCGACGACGAGCCCATCGACGAGAAGATCGCCCGGCTGACCACGGAGTTGTACGCCGAGTTCGACCGCGGACGGGAGCTTGAGGACGAGATCCGGCAACGACTGGATGGCCTTTCATGA
- a CDS encoding tyrosine-type recombinase/integrase, whose translation MARRAAAGSVRKIHTKACSQFQKCSCGGRGAHTKPCPKATRCRCDGRWQARVTAPNGSIVKAPSTFRAKIDADEWVKAERGLMEDPSSYVTAHRRLEVAQEQARVDAANTFAVYAERYLTSRDLRPKTIREYRGLLDRVLLPAFGDVSLKQITRESVRTWHAALPKTTPAANAAAYRFLRSVMGAAEDDELIDRNPVRILKASTARVKNPQKPSPVDEMATIVDNMPERLRLFIVLAAFAGMREGEIFELRRSDIDPTAGSIAVTRKIEKDADPTADGACPNCGRVIGPPKTASGTRVVHLPPAFLPLLRSHLLAHTAPGAGGLLFPGERKDHMSARYLLDRYKIAREAAGRPDLTIHGLRHSALTLAGQHGATAAELQARAGHASQAAMAIYQHATIDRDRLLAEKLGDTVATSSAWHRILTEI comes from the coding sequence ATGGCTCGCAGGGCCGCCGCAGGCAGTGTGCGCAAGATCCACACGAAGGCCTGTAGCCAGTTCCAGAAGTGCTCGTGCGGGGGTCGCGGAGCGCACACCAAGCCCTGCCCGAAGGCGACCCGGTGTCGCTGCGACGGCCGCTGGCAGGCCAGGGTCACTGCGCCGAACGGCTCGATCGTCAAGGCGCCCTCGACGTTCCGCGCGAAGATCGACGCCGATGAGTGGGTCAAGGCCGAACGAGGGCTGATGGAGGACCCGTCGTCCTACGTCACGGCCCACAGGCGGTTGGAGGTCGCGCAGGAGCAGGCCAGGGTCGACGCGGCCAACACGTTTGCCGTGTACGCCGAGCGCTACCTCACCTCGCGCGACCTGCGACCCAAAACCATCCGCGAATACCGAGGCCTGCTCGACCGCGTTCTGCTGCCCGCCTTCGGTGATGTGTCGTTGAAGCAGATCACCCGCGAGTCCGTCCGCACCTGGCATGCCGCGCTGCCGAAGACGACGCCTGCCGCCAACGCCGCTGCCTACCGCTTCCTGCGCTCCGTGATGGGTGCCGCAGAGGACGACGAGCTGATCGATCGCAACCCGGTGCGCATCCTGAAGGCGTCGACCGCGCGTGTGAAGAACCCACAGAAGCCCTCGCCCGTCGACGAGATGGCCACCATCGTCGACAACATGCCCGAACGACTGCGCCTCTTCATCGTGCTCGCCGCGTTCGCCGGCATGCGCGAGGGCGAGATCTTCGAGCTCCGGCGCAGCGACATAGATCCGACGGCCGGGTCGATCGCGGTCACCCGCAAGATCGAGAAGGACGCGGATCCGACCGCCGACGGCGCCTGCCCCAACTGCGGGAGGGTAATCGGGCCGCCGAAGACCGCGAGCGGCACCCGAGTCGTCCACCTGCCGCCGGCCTTCCTGCCGCTGCTCCGCTCCCACCTGCTCGCCCACACCGCCCCCGGCGCCGGGGGTCTCCTCTTCCCCGGGGAGCGCAAGGACCACATGAGCGCCCGCTACCTGCTCGACCGCTACAAGATCGCCCGCGAGGCAGCCGGCCGCCCCGACCTCACCATCCACGGCCTGCGCCACTCGGCGCTGACCCTTGCCGGGCAACACGGCGCCACCGCTGCCGAGCTCCAGGCCCGCGCCGGCCACGCTTCCCAGGCGGCCATGGCGATCTACCAGCACGCAACGATCGACCGGGATCGGCTGCTCGCCGAGAAGCTCGGGGACACCGTTGCAACGTCAAGCGCCTGGCATCGAATCCTGACGGAGATCTGA
- the istA gene encoding IS21 family transposase, whose product MISVEDWALIRRLVADGVPQRQVARELGIGRSTVARAVASDGPPKYERPAVATSFTPFEPAVRQLLVKTPDMPATVIAERVGWTGSISWFRDHVRGLRPEHRPVDPSDRLIWLPGDAAQCDLWFPPKKIPLEDGSRRLLPVLVITAAHSRFMVGRMIPTRTTADLLLGMWMLLQLLGRVPRRLIWDNETGIGRGKRHAEGVGAFTGTLATTLQRLKPYDPESKGVVERRNGYYETSFMPGREFASPADFNTQFSDWLDIANGRVVRTIKSRPVDLLDADKAAMLPLPPVPPAVGWVNRVRLGRDYYVHVDSNDYSVDPAVIGRFVDVHADLTTVEVRHEGRLVATHDRVWARGITITDPAHVAAAKVLREQFQRPRTPATVDDDLARDLTDYDRAFGLIDGALNEVVA is encoded by the coding sequence GTGATCTCTGTGGAGGATTGGGCTCTGATCCGGCGGCTGGTTGCGGACGGTGTTCCGCAGCGTCAGGTCGCACGGGAGTTGGGCATCGGACGGTCGACGGTCGCGCGTGCGGTGGCTTCGGACGGGCCGCCGAAGTACGAGCGGCCGGCGGTGGCGACCTCGTTCACACCGTTCGAGCCGGCGGTGCGGCAGCTGCTGGTCAAGACGCCGGACATGCCGGCGACGGTGATCGCCGAGCGGGTCGGTTGGACCGGGTCGATCAGCTGGTTCCGCGACCACGTCCGCGGGCTGCGGCCTGAGCATCGACCGGTCGATCCCTCGGATCGGTTGATCTGGCTGCCCGGGGACGCGGCGCAGTGCGACTTGTGGTTCCCGCCGAAGAAGATCCCACTCGAGGACGGCAGCCGGAGGCTGCTGCCGGTTCTGGTGATCACTGCCGCGCACTCCAGGTTCATGGTCGGACGGATGATCCCGACCCGGACCACCGCCGATCTGCTGCTTGGGATGTGGATGCTTCTGCAACTGTTGGGACGGGTGCCGCGCCGGTTGATCTGGGACAACGAGACCGGCATCGGCCGCGGTAAGCGCCATGCCGAAGGTGTGGGTGCGTTCACCGGCACCCTGGCCACCACGCTGCAGCGGTTGAAGCCCTACGACCCCGAGTCCAAGGGTGTGGTGGAACGCAGGAACGGCTACTACGAGACCTCGTTCATGCCCGGCCGCGAGTTCGCTTCCCCGGCCGATTTCAACACCCAGTTCAGCGACTGGCTGGACATCGCGAACGGCCGCGTGGTGCGCACGATCAAGTCCCGGCCGGTCGACCTGCTCGATGCCGACAAGGCGGCGATGCTCCCGCTGCCACCCGTGCCACCGGCGGTGGGCTGGGTCAACCGGGTCCGGTTGGGACGCGACTACTACGTCCACGTGGACAGCAACGACTACTCGGTCGACCCCGCGGTGATCGGCCGGTTCGTTGACGTCCACGCCGACCTGACCACCGTCGAGGTCCGCCACGAAGGGCGCCTGGTCGCCACCCACGATCGGGTCTGGGCCCGCGGCATCACGATCACCGACCCCGCCCACGTCGCCGCCGCGAAGGTGCTGCGAGAGCAGTTCCAACGACCCCGCACCCCGGCCACCGTCGACGACGACCTGGCTCGCGACCTGACCGACTACGACCGCGCCTTCGGCCTCATCGACGGCGCACTGAACGAGGTGGTGGCGTGA
- a CDS encoding ATP-binding protein has product MATKAKTDTNDTLKQLTYLASVLKAPRITESAGRLADHARDSGWTHEEYLAAVLDREVAARNASGAQLRIRAAGFGSRKTIEEFDFDAQPAVRQQIASLASGGFLTEARNVVLLGPPGTGKTHLATGLGIAAAHHGHRVLFATATEWVTRLTDAHRAGRLPQELARLRRYGLIIVDEVGYLPFEQDAANLFFQLVSIALRTRSRPDVPDRWQLGRCRRDDRQGRPPRRRPHLERRVLPATQPRDRHPAQHQNPRHGRLSNTNRWPRFRASD; this is encoded by the coding sequence ATGGCGACCAAGGCGAAGACCGACACGAACGACACCCTCAAACAGTTGACCTACCTGGCATCGGTGTTGAAGGCACCACGGATCACCGAATCGGCTGGCCGTCTGGCAGACCACGCGCGAGATTCCGGCTGGACACACGAGGAGTACCTTGCCGCGGTGCTGGACCGCGAGGTCGCCGCCAGGAACGCATCCGGTGCCCAGCTGCGGATCCGCGCCGCCGGCTTCGGGTCGAGGAAGACGATCGAGGAGTTCGACTTCGACGCCCAACCCGCGGTCCGCCAGCAGATCGCGTCATTGGCATCGGGCGGGTTCCTCACCGAAGCCCGCAATGTGGTGCTGCTCGGTCCGCCCGGCACCGGCAAGACCCACCTGGCCACCGGACTGGGCATCGCGGCCGCGCATCACGGCCATCGCGTGCTGTTCGCGACCGCGACCGAGTGGGTCACCCGGCTCACCGACGCCCACCGCGCCGGCCGACTCCCACAAGAACTCGCCAGACTGCGCCGCTACGGCCTGATCATCGTCGACGAGGTCGGCTACCTGCCCTTCGAACAAGACGCCGCCAACCTGTTCTTCCAACTCGTCTCCATCGCGCTACGAACACGCTCTCGTCCTGACGTCCCTGACCGATGGCAACTTGGCCGTTGCCGCCGCGATGATCGACAGGGTCGTCCACCACGCCGACGTCCTCACCTTGAAAGGCGCGTCCTACCGGCTACGCAACCGCGGGATCGACACCCTGCCCAGCATCAGAACCCAAGACACGGCAGACTAAGCAACACGAACCGGTGGCCTCGTTTTCGAGCGTCGGATTGA
- a CDS encoding IS3 family transposase (programmed frameshift): MARPSRYPTELRERAVRMVMESRRDYPHESAVIRSVAAKLGITSTESLRKWLRQAEIDGGVRVGKSSEEIAEIKALKKEVAELRRANEILKSASGFLRGGARPPQQVLIDYIEDHKVEFGVEPICRVLSEHGIKIAPSTYYEARSRRPSKQQIRDAELVEIMVAERNRQKLVARFGARKMWLHLRGRGHDVARCTVERLYREQRWVGALRLKKFRTTIGDPAAERPLDLVDRQFWASRPNQLWVADFTYVATWSGTVYVAFIFDVFSRRIVGWRAATRMTTDLVLDTLEHAIWTRQQAGVTDLSGLIHHTDAGSQYVSFAFTQRLVDEGVDPSVGSVGDAYDNALAESQIGLYKAELIRPEGPWRGVEHVELETLNWVDFFNNERPHEALSDLTPMAAEELHYAARNELTPTG, encoded by the exons ATGGCACGTCCCTCGAGGTACCCGACCGAGCTGCGTGAGCGCGCAGTGCGGATGGTGATGGAGTCCAGGCGGGACTATCCGCACGAGTCCGCCGTGATCAGGTCGGTCGCGGCGAAGCTGGGCATCACCTCTACTGAATCGCTGCGTAAGTGGCTGCGGCAGGCCGAGATCGACGGCGGTGTCCGCGTCGGCAAGTCCAGCGAGGAGATCGCTGAGATCAAGGCGTTGAAGAAAGAGGTCGCCGAACTGCGGCGGGCGAACGAGATCTTGAAGAGCGCTTCGG GCTTTCTTCGCGGCGGAGCTCGACCGCCCCAACAGGTTCTGATCGACTACATCGAGGACCACAAGGTGGAGTTCGGGGTCGAGCCGATCTGCCGCGTGCTCAGTGAGCACGGGATCAAGATCGCTCCGTCCACCTACTACGAGGCTCGCTCACGCCGGCCTTCCAAGCAGCAGATCCGCGACGCGGAGCTGGTCGAGATCATGGTCGCCGAGCGCAACCGGCAGAAGCTGGTCGCGCGGTTTGGTGCACGCAAGATGTGGCTGCACCTGCGCGGACGGGGCCATGACGTCGCTCGATGCACCGTCGAGCGGCTCTACCGTGAACAACGCTGGGTCGGGGCGCTACGTCTGAAGAAGTTCCGGACCACCATCGGCGACCCGGCCGCCGAGCGACCACTGGACCTGGTCGATCGGCAGTTCTGGGCGAGCAGGCCCAACCAGCTATGGGTCGCCGACTTCACATATGTCGCGACCTGGTCAGGCACTGTCTACGTCGCCTTCATCTTCGACGTCTTCAGCCGTCGGATCGTGGGCTGGCGGGCCGCCACGCGGATGACGACCGACCTGGTGCTCGACACCCTTGAGCATGCGATCTGGACCCGCCAGCAGGCCGGTGTCACCGACCTTTCCGGCCTCATCCATCACACCGATGCAGGGTCTCAATACGTCAGCTTTGCCTTCACCCAGCGCCTCGTCGACGAGGGGGTCGACCCCTCAGTCGGGTCGGTTGGCGATGCCTATGACAACGCCCTCGCCGAGTCCCAGATCGGGCTCTACAAAGCCGAACTCATACGTCCTGAAGGTCCCTGGCGCGGCGTCGAACACGTCGAACTAGAGACCCTGAACTGGGTCGACTTCTTCAACAACGAGCGCCCTCACGAGGCGCTCTCCGACCTCACGCCCATGGCGGCCGAGGAACTGCACTACGCTGCAAGAAACGAGCTCACGCCAACCGGCTGA
- a CDS encoding CRISPR-associated endonuclease Cas3'' → MHGSYPLLCHLLDTALVAGILWDTRVRPGLRERICTILGVDDATARQVMMLAAGLHDIGKANPFFQYQERVGATSDFAAQLQELLDLPSTPWRLRERLNSDPIHPLRRHEFISHRIVTGKWAWEEDLIREDGWLGVLVGGHHGYWRAPEFHNTPVGLDPTNATMIAGWAEQQGELLAHIERVIGLRCGDVPLLDGAAALVPFITMSGLLTLSDWIASDDIMVERGKELWTAMAPHESVEASQLWLHQRRSEFEEHVLASLGPVATVTRECMTQAVMGDFAPRPLQAEAMSLSPDDDPGLWICMYPTGDGKTEAALLRGAVDSTEGFIFGLPTLATTDAMEGRLQEIARRLPSGDSLPLIKSHQMADHMRPLAEGGEDDGCAGNATTWYSAAIRKLMAPNVVSTVDQVLAGALARRHITLRLFGLANHHVILDEVHTYDAYQTEPPDRVALLVGSVPGTRHVAVSHAAQHPHAPDGPGLQGRRTRCRIRGCVRRSRRSEFGVPVHGPCLGDRWRTLDPLSPGTRAGAATDTRRTALDDPPSRGARSFAH, encoded by the coding sequence GTGCACGGGTCCTATCCCTTGCTGTGCCACCTCCTCGACACCGCCCTTGTCGCAGGAATCCTCTGGGACACTCGGGTCCGACCGGGACTCCGGGAGCGCATCTGCACGATTCTCGGCGTCGATGACGCGACAGCCCGTCAGGTCATGATGCTGGCCGCTGGCCTGCACGACATCGGCAAGGCCAATCCGTTCTTCCAATACCAAGAGCGAGTTGGCGCCACTTCGGACTTCGCGGCGCAACTACAAGAGTTGCTCGACCTGCCCTCGACGCCCTGGCGTCTCAGGGAGCGGCTCAACTCCGACCCGATCCACCCACTACGGCGCCACGAGTTCATCTCCCACCGCATCGTCACGGGAAAGTGGGCCTGGGAGGAGGACCTAATCCGCGAGGATGGTTGGCTCGGGGTGCTCGTGGGGGGACACCATGGCTACTGGCGCGCCCCTGAATTTCATAACACGCCCGTAGGACTAGACCCGACCAACGCCACCATGATCGCTGGGTGGGCAGAGCAACAGGGCGAGTTGCTCGCACACATTGAGCGCGTGATCGGTCTTCGTTGCGGTGACGTCCCGCTCCTCGATGGTGCGGCTGCATTGGTCCCGTTCATCACGATGTCTGGACTGCTGACCCTCTCCGACTGGATCGCCTCGGACGACATCATGGTGGAGCGCGGCAAGGAGTTGTGGACGGCGATGGCGCCCCACGAGTCGGTCGAGGCATCGCAGCTGTGGCTGCACCAGCGCAGATCCGAGTTCGAGGAGCACGTGCTTGCGTCCCTTGGGCCAGTCGCAACGGTGACCCGCGAGTGCATGACGCAAGCAGTGATGGGTGACTTCGCACCTCGACCGCTCCAGGCGGAGGCGATGTCATTGTCGCCCGACGATGACCCAGGACTGTGGATCTGCATGTACCCCACGGGCGACGGCAAGACCGAGGCCGCCCTCCTGCGCGGAGCGGTGGACTCGACGGAGGGCTTCATCTTCGGTCTCCCGACGCTCGCGACCACCGACGCGATGGAGGGACGCCTTCAGGAGATTGCGCGGAGGTTGCCGTCGGGTGACTCCCTTCCGCTCATCAAGTCCCACCAGATGGCCGACCATATGCGCCCACTCGCGGAGGGCGGTGAGGATGACGGATGCGCCGGCAACGCCACGACGTGGTATTCCGCAGCGATCCGCAAACTGATGGCTCCCAATGTCGTGTCGACAGTCGATCAGGTCCTCGCGGGTGCACTCGCGCGTCGCCACATCACATTGCGGTTGTTCGGGCTGGCCAACCACCACGTGATCCTCGACGAGGTCCACACCTACGACGCCTATCAGACCGAGCCTCCTGATCGAGTTGCTCTACTGGTGGGGAGCGTGCCGGGCACGCGTCACGTTGCTGTCAGCCACGCTGCCCAGCACCCACATGCGCCAGATGGTCCAGGCCTACAAGGCAGGCGTACGCGGTGCCGCATTCGAGGCTGTGTCCGACGAAGTCGCCGGTCTGAGTTCGGAGTTCCCGTCCACGGTCCATGTCTCGGCGACCGATGGAGAACACTCGATCCGCTCTCCCCAGGCACCCGTGCGGGAGCCGCAACCGACACTCGTCGAACTGCCCTCGACGATCCGCCGTCGCGAGGAGCGCGTTCCTTCGCACATTGA